Proteins encoded within one genomic window of Falco biarmicus isolate bFalBia1 chromosome 14, bFalBia1.pri, whole genome shotgun sequence:
- the TBX22 gene encoding T-box transcription factor TBX22, with translation MALSSRAHAFSVEALVGRAAKRKVPDGRDEERGAGGRESRAAPEPEKRPKAGAESREAGAGAQVELQGSELWRRFHEIGTEMIITKAGRRMFPSVRVKVRGLEPLKQYYIAIDVVPVDSKRYRYVYHSSQWMVAGNTDHSCITPRLYIHPDSPCSGETWMRQIISFDRVKLTNNEMDDKGHIILQSMHKYKPRVHVIAQDSRFDLAQIQSLPAEGVQTFSFQETEFTTVTAYQNQQITKLKIDRNPFAKGFRDPGRNRGVLDGLLETYPWRPPLALDFKAFGADSPGGSSSSSPVTSSGGTPSPLNPLLSPSCSPPTFHLSASNIGVSCPESYLHNLNLPLYYKICPTSFLRQQSLILPSHEKLGGTNPHLLPHFMVDMPKLSSLGIANLKNAKAEDLNGQCLQVPSSASQMLYGLHASGNIFPSSPIAREALNCSLHPPYGLCGYNFSVPSRLMNAASHFKVSDSIPASLRDGRCNHSNWHPTINHCL, from the exons aTGGCGCTCAGCTCCCGGGCTCACGCCTTCTCGGTGGAAGCGCTGGTGGGACGCGCGGCCAAGAGGAAGGTGCCGGATGGGCGCGACGAGgagcgcggggccggcggccgggAGAGCCGCGCAGCGCCGGAGCCGG AGAAGCGGCCCAAGGCCGGGGCCGAGAGCCGGgaggcgggggccggggcgcagGTGGAGCTGCAGGGCTCCGAGCTCTGGCGGAGGTTCCATGAGATCGGCACCGAGATGATCATCACCAAGGCCGGCAG GAGGATGTTCCCGTCGGTCAGGGTGAaggtgagggggctggagccgcTGAAGCAGTACTACATCGCCATCGACGTCGTCCCGGTGGACTCCAAGAGATACCG TTACGTCTATCACAGCTCGCAGTGGATGGTGGCGGGGAACACGGACCACTCCTGCATCACCCCCCGGCTCTACATCCACCCCGACTCCCCCTGCTCGGGGGAGACCTGGATGAGGCAAATCATCAGTTTCGACCGGGTGAAGCTCACCAACAACGAGATGGACGACAAGGGGCAC ATCATCCTGCAGTCCATGCACAAGTACAAGCCCCGCGTCCACGTTATCGCCCAGGACTCTCGCTTCGATCTGGCGCAGATCCAGTCGCTGCCGGCCGAGGGGGTGCAGACCTTCTCCTTCCAGGAGACCGAATTCACCACCGTGACGGCCTACCAAAACCAGCAG ATCACCAAGCTGAAGATCGACAGGAATCCCTTCGCCAAAGGTTTTCGGGACCCCGGGAGGAACAG GGGGGTCCTGGACGGGCTCCTGGAGACCTACCCCTGGCGGCCCCCCCTCGCCCTGGACTTCAAGGCTTTCGGCGCAGACAGCCCGG gcGGGAGCTCCAGTTCTTCACCGGTGACCTCGAGCGGTGGGACGCCCTCTCCTCTGAACCCCTTGCTCTCTCCGTCGTGCTCCCCTCCTACGTTTCACTTGTCAGCAAGCAACATTGGTGTGTCGTGCCCTGAGAGCTACCTACACAACCTCAACCTGCCCCTCTACTACAAGATTTGTCCTACAAGCTTCTTAAGACAACAGTCTCTCATTTTGCCAAGCCACGAAAAACTGGGAGGCACCAACCCGCATCTTTTACCCCACTTCATGGTGGATATGCCCAAACTGTCCTCCCTCGGCATAGCCAATCTGAAAAACGCTAAAGCTGAAGACTTAAACGGGCAGTGTCTACAAGTACCCAGTTCTGCTAGTCAAATGCTGTATGGATTACATGCATCTGGAAACATTTTCCCATCAAGTCCCATTGCTCGGGAAGCACTTAATTGTTCCTTACATCCTCCATATGGCTTGTGTGGCTATAACTTCTCTGTGCCATCTAGACTGATGAATGCAGCGAGCCATTTCAAAGTGAGTGACAGCATTCCGGCTTCTCTGAGAGATGGCAGATGTAATCACTCTAACTGGCACCCGACAATTAACCATTGCCTTTAG